The DNA sequence CCAGTAGAGTTCTGAtgtaggttctctctctctctctctctcttttttcttttttatgaactTAGAGGAAGAACACGTTATGgttaaagaaatggaagatcCGGACATTCCTGCTCTGTATGTAGTGCCGCCAGTATGCTCTCCTTTGGGAATcgtctttgtttttctataagCCTTTTAGCATGTAAACATCAGATACCTCTGNCTCATAGTTTCGACTGACCCTGCAGCCACTCATCGAGGGAACTGGTTTGCCTCTCCATCTGCAGTTTTGCATGATTCtatcttctgccttttcttctttatttggaAGCAAAACCTGCAAAACTAGAGGTCTTGTGGTTTACTTAGAAACATTATGAAAGTACTATATTTGATGAAAGAAGACACTTTTGTGTGGTTTGTTTCAATCTAAATAAACTATGAATCTTATTTTAAAGCTTTCCCATGAACTGTTCTGAGCACTGTCCAGTGCCTTGCTGGAGGCTTCTGTTACTGGACAACTAAGTAAGGAGTCCCTTTATCCCTTGTCCCTTATCTTACTTGTAAACAGATTAACCCAGAGTGTTTATACAAAGTCACATGGCCAGGAAGGGAGACGGCTGAGAATCCTTTGCTCCCAGAATCCCGGGAAATGAAGTAAAGGAGACAGTGAATGGCTTTTGAACATTCCACAAGCAAAGAATGCTTGCTAGCCACTAGTTAACCAGAAAATGAGCTGTCCCTTCTACAGAATCTCGAATGGACCAAACTACTAATCTGTTTTGTGAAAaatatgacaaatatttattttaaggctTATAAGGAAAATTCTCCGTCTCAGAGGCCCAGAGACATACTTGTTTCTTTCTGCAAGGAGTGCTCAAGGACATTCTATTTGCAGAGGGAACACTCAGAGTCTATCGCTTGAAAGAGTAATTGTCACAGAGGTGGACCGAAGGAGTGACCTTAGCCTGGAGCCTCCCAAGGCACAGATAGGGAATGAATAAAGGACTGGGGATGAAGATTTCCCAGTGAATGGTGACTAGGCAGAAATGACCTAATGCAGATGTGTTATTTGAAGGATGTAGGTGTGATCTCCACTCACTATTTTATTCATCATCTATTACATAGATCACTGATGATTTTGGTAACTGACAGATTTCCTTACAGGGTTTCAGAGATGGTGTTAGGGTTCAGCGTAAAGAATTCTCTGCTTTGGTTCACTGCTGAACTGTATAAAATGGAAACCCTATGTGCGATGCAAACTCCTCCTGATGTCtaaaagaacacagagaagtgGCTTTAAAATGTCAGGGCAGAAACATGATAGCAAGGAAAGACCTGCTCAGGTGACAACACTACAGAACCAGTACTGTTTTAGCAAGTCTATGTAGCTCGGTGTCACGGAGGGGAGATAACGTGACCCTTGGAGCCATGTAGGTGTGAAATCAAATCCTACTCCTGCCATTTCCTTACGTGCTGACTGTATTATCCCAGGCATAACGCACTTCAAGGAAGCCAGCTGTCAGCTTGGTGCACTCGGGACTGCCGatgtggcatgacctagcagggAACTGTGTGACCTGATTTGTGCTCGTGAGATGAAGAAGCGCACTGCAGGGGCAGGAGTGGCTTCTTTGTTTATGAGACGAGACTCTGTCCTTTTCAGGAAGATCCACCTTATCATTCTGGAATAATTCTGGATACTTCATTAATATTCTGTGTTTGTGTCAGTGCCAGGCTTGTCTGATCAGCTCTTCTCTCCGGGCCTGACTCCTTATTTTCCTACCTTACATATATTGGCAGTTCCTTTGCGCGCGCGTGTGGCGTTTGCAAGGGGGTATGGACGTTCCTGTATGTGGAGGCCCTAATTTGATGGTATGGATCTTGCTCTGATAGCGCTCGTACCTCATACTTTGAGGCAGAGCTATTTTTAACCAGGCTCAACATTTTCCTGTACATTTCGTTTCACTAGCCTGCTTTCTCTGGGGAcccactgtctctgccttccagggaTAGATTCACGTTGCCTGCCACACTCAGGTACCTGACATTTGTGTGGGTTCTGCTGATCCAAACCCCGATCTTATTCCTTATTCGGCAAGGGCTTTAACTGAGGTACATCCACCCAtctattttattgtgtttctatccctttcctttctcgatctttccttctttcttcccttccttccctccctccctccctccctccctccctctatcattccccccaacccccgcccctgttctgtgtgcacatgtgcatgtggaagccagagctcTGTGGCCAATGTCTCTCTCAATTGTGCTTTATCTTAATTGAGACATGGCCGCACTGAGCCTGGACTTCACTGAGACCGGCTGGCCACCAAGCTCCACCAGcctttctgtccctgcctcttcggtgctgggattacgggcacTACTGTCTGGACTTTTCCCATGTGTTCCGGGAATACAAACTTAGGTCTTCAGTCTAGTTTGGCAAGCATTTTCCTCAttgagccatgttcccagcccCTAGATTTCTCACTTTCTACTAGTAGACTACATCTTCAAATGTTTCTAGAGTCTCTTTACACAATGGTCAGAGATGACTGTACTTAAGTTGTGAACTATCAGGCACTGAACTTGGCGATTATCCCCAGAGGCTGGGTAACCCGTTATTCCTTAGCCAGTAAAGACTGAGGCCATTTCAATAGAGCTGAATTTAATGAGCCCACAGAGTCAGAGTTCTTGCTTATGAGTGCAACATTCTCTCCTTGGAAGGAGAGTATTTCTCAGTGACTGGCGTGTACAAGCCAGGCTTCCTAGGTGTGAATTGTAAGCGGACCACTTGGGTTTGAGTGACTCTTTGGTGGGTCTGCATGTGGGCTCCCCTCACCCCACTTTCCTCATTtggaaaaatatggaaaaatagtaTATATCTCACAGGGTTGTGTAAGGATTATGTAGGTTAATAAATGAAGTGGCTGGCATATAGTAAGAACTATAATAATACATAACGTACTATAAGGCATATAGTACAATATAAGGATGCTCTTGTTATTTTTTATGCCTACTTTTGACACTTCAAGCAATGGAGCAATCTTTCAGAGCTGTACCCTCAGTTCCTTGGGGGAGAGTTCTAGGTgtctgtttcttctgcttctgttgtTTTTTCTTGCAATTGTCTATGACCACAGGAGTTTTGACTGTTCGTTCCTGTAAAGAAACATTCAATTAGCTTCAAAAGaagcatttaaatatactttatatgATGCAGATAATCATTATTAGCTCATGATTACATTGGACTGGGAATTATACCATCATAAGGGAAGGCGCTGATTTTTCATACATGTAGACTCACCAAGAAGTCATCAGGGTTAAAGAGGAGCACCGAGTTTCCGAACTCCGGGCTCCTGGAATCATAGAAAGACTATTCTAACTTGCAAACGGATCGACCTTCTCACCATGGACTGTGGATAATACATGCATATAGGATCAGAAGGGTGTCTAGATTCTACCACACCTGACACAGTATTGAGAGAGTAAAAAGTCAGAGactattttaaaagttcacaGTACTAAGATATAGGCAACTGGGAAGTTTTGTgtcaaactttttttctttttcccccccgTTGTAAATCCTCAGCTAGTTCTTCGGTTTTTATCTGCGTGGGTTGACTGTTCCAGTCTCCATGCATTCTCAAAGCCAAAGCTATaacaggctggaaaaaaaaaaaaattcagtcagaACTTCTAGTCACAAGGCCTCCCTCCTTGTTGCTATGAGGTAGAGAAGACAGGAGATGGACAAGGAGCAGAGCAGCGCTCTGAGTGGCCGGGCAGTTAACAGCGTCCACTGCCAGGGTCCTGCCTGTTCCGTTAACTGCCCCCGCCCCCGACCCGATCTGCCTTAAAAAGCTCCAACTTGCAACCAAATCCCCAGTCGGAGCGCTGCAGAAAAGGACCACGATGGGCTTGGGTGACTACAGCCACTGCAGACAGAGGATGTCCCGGGGACTCTACGGAGTCTCTGGAAGGGCTGCGGTGTGGTCCCCAGCCTTCCACCCGGTGCACCGCATGCCTTGCGGCACCTGGCGCATCGGCATCGAAGCGCCAGAGCACGTCCAGGCGTCCAGCCCGGTGCTGGAGCATCTCCGGAGGCAGCTGGAGCGCGCCTTCCAGCGGGCGGCGGCACGCGGGCGCGCCAGGCGCGCGCGGGAGgcggtggcggcggtggcggcggccgcggcggcaGCACGGGAGGAAAGGAGCCGGGCGCGCATGGAGTGCGCCTTGGCCCGGCTGCGCGCGGAGCTGGTGAGCGCGGGCTGTGCGGCGGTGTTCGCTCTCTGGAGTCCGTGGCTTCGAAGCTGGAGCTTAGCCTGCAGGAGGACCGCCGGGGTGGGGGTGCTGCCCGGGAGGGAGATCACTCCTGGGGACCGATTTCCTCTGGACTCGGTGTTAAGGCCTCCTTGGGTCAAAGCTCCAGCGATCAGGGCTTGGCCTACAATTCAGTGATTGGCCCAGATTCTAGGAGCCCCTCCCCAGTCTGTTTCTGTAGTTTTCTATCCTCTAGAAGCTTCCCCATAGCAAACTCCTAGTATATGTTTAGCGTGCTGAGAAAGCAATTTCAGTGTAACCACCAACCAAGATGGATAGAATATGAGAAACTGAGTCAATccaagtatttttgttttagtccTTGCTAAGAATTCAGAAACCGACTGGCTATTCAAAAGGGAGGAGTGTGCGTAGATCActttttttgtaataaaaagaaaattaaatctgaCAATTTGAAAAGGACAAAAGTATAAAGTACCCGTACTTTAAAATGGCGACACTTATGAATGCTGCGTAATGGAGATTTGGAAAGTTCTCTTGGATTGAGTGCAACAACTAACTATTTCTTCAGAACAGTTAGAAACCTCAGCGGGTGATCGAGTTCATTTCTGGCTTTAAGAAGGGCAACATGATAGCGAATTCAATTTTAACAATCCAACATTAACAATCTGAATTTGATAAGGAATGCATTATGCTTGATCTAACGGTGTGTGTGGTCAAAATGGTAAACCCTAGTAGCTGGATGATAAAGCCATCTCATTGCCTGGTGAGACCGTCTTCCTGCTCACCGCGAGGTTAGTGCTGTGGGCCAGTATGCCACACTGGAGTGTCTAGGTAGGCCTGACTGAACCAAACCCCTATGCTACTGAACTGGTCTACGAcatccctcccccttttcttgaTGACTCATATAGAAGTCAAGCAGGACAAGGCCCGAGGCACTTGACCCTTAACATTCTAATAAGTAGCTCCATCAATAGGAGGTCTAGACAAATAAGGTGAGAGGGGCAGGGAATCATGGGGTCTTCGAATACCTGCTGGCCCTCCAGCTTTGAGACGGACTTAGCAGACTTGAGTTGGTTTACTCCTCTGTAACGTAGAGATATTGTCATGAGATTACTGCCATATTATATGAGATAATATTATATGACATGCCTCTGCCATATGCACTCTTTAATGACTGTTGTTATTATATTATAGATCTTGGAAGTTGATTGTGCCTAGCAGGACAAATATGAACATTCCGAGAATTGAGAattgagccagcaagatggccctTTAGAAGAGCTTGTGGGCAGGCCggaagacccgagttcaatccccagttccCACTCGGTGGCAGGATCCCCACTCCTTGCCCCTCAACACAGGAACACTGGTGGCACAAGCATGCCTCTGCcctcacacatgcaagcacagatatgcacacataaataaatgagaaaaaaaattaaaaagttttgctctggaaagaagctgagaattttatatataaccagatgcagatacttacctCAGGATCATCATTAGAAGTAGGTTTTGATCTGGGTCAGTAGCTAAATCTCTATGGGAACGAGTGCTCCCGTGTGTGCAGAGGCATCATGGGTCATGATGGAGTTTATCCAAGGGACAATGATGAATAAGTGCTCTTATGTATGCAATGCTCTGTTTGGCTTACTCTTCTTAATGGATGCAATTGTTCTTTGGATTTCTGGAGTTAAACTTAAAAATTTTCTAGGTATATAAAGTCCTTTTTCTCACCCCTCAGAGAAGTTTTACAGCTTTCATTGGACTCTCAAAGGGATCTGTgatgaaagaaatgtaaaagcaTGAGTGTCTGAATTTCCTAAATAAGTGTGAATCACACATCCTGTACTTAGATGGGTGAATCATTATCAGTAATTTTGCCCCTTGATACTTGGCAGAGAAAGCAGAGGACAGATATCCGTCACCTCATCGTctcaccccttccttctctcagtcTTTTAACAAGGACACAGAGACCCTCCCATGGATGTGGAGGCAAGGCACTCCATATTGAGAATGCAATCATAGCGGAGCCCATCCACAGCAGCCTGGGGGTAATGCAGTCTCTCTGTTATCAAAGGCGTGTAAATGGAAGGCCATGGCTGTAGGATTAAGAAAGAGGCCACAGTGCCTGGCCTTGGTTACAGGAGGCTTTTCGACAACTCCTGATATCTATTTGCATTCCATGGAGAGAGAAGTGACAAACTggcaagctgtctctggctaccTGGGATAGAAGCAGTCCAGGCGACTGTGCTAGGAAATGAAGTGAGCTAAGCAGGGTGGGATTCTAGAGCCAGAGGCACGCATCAGAGGTCAGCCTTGTGGTAAAGGATGGGGGATTTTTATGGTGAGGGTGGTGcggtttgtttctgttgtttgggtGCCTTGGATCTCTGTCTCCTTTATTGTAGCCGCCTGTGGCCACAcaaactgggttcctgagtgggaggccagagcGGGAGGCCAGAGCGGGAGGCCAGAGCTGTAAAGGAGAGAACCGCGAGTGAAGAaaagagaccaagacagatttctgatcaaggcccaatgtttactaagagtctgtgcttctAAAGGGGGAAAGCCCACCTCCCGCCAGGCCAGGCTTCTTGATACTTTGTTGCTAAGTTGTTAGCATTTAGTCTGCTAGAGCTGTTAGCATTAGGTCACCAATTCGACAGGTTGTCAGctatctcaggaatatctcaggaaGACTGGTTCAGCCTCTCAGTGGTAGAGacatcttggagaagagcagaggcaggtgacagaacaatagaaccatctaggtcagaagactccaccccaggtggtctcattcacagtggcagcaaggtctgaatcagccacaaggctgggggaggctacactTTATCATTTCTAATTCTTGCTTCCAGAGAAGTGGTTGCAAGTGCAAAAGAATAAAACCCATAAATGTCAGAGGAAAATTAAAAGATACCCATgcccaatattttattttgcaaattgaGAAGGACTCATCACTGTAGTATTGGCAGTTAACTATTACAGTGCCCTGGCTTATCCTGAGGGCTACTGTTGGTGAGCTGGTCAAGAGGGTACCtggaaaatgttattttacaaGCCGCATGAAGCATGACTCAATTGAAGGAAAATGCAAGTAATTGATCTTTAGGCTTTAGGTTATAATACAGCTGGAACAAACTTTGTTGGTAGACTGCCTTCTAAGCAACCCGTCCTTGgagatgtaatttttaaaattttatttggacTCACAAGGGCCTCATAAACTCCCACTGCGGGAGGTTATGAATCAGCCTTACTCCATAACAGGCTTTGTTCTAGAGTGAAAAGTGTTAGCTTATATAAGGACATATAACTATACATGTGCCTCTGAGGTGTCATTATATGTTTTTACTCAGCAGGGAAGCCATTTAAAATCCTGAAAACTTGAAATGACAAGTAATCAAGTAAATGGGCCCCAAACCCTGAACACTCAGGTGGCCCCAGGCAGTTATCCCGTGGCTCAGAAAGCTCATAAAGATAACGGATTGCACTGTGATCCCACGCCATTGCTTGAAAACAGCCTTTGGTGCATAGGTATTTTTCATGAGGACAGCTTCGTGCATCAGcgctttctgttttcatttcaaggccatttcaaaagctatttatttttctgggttttaCCTTGTTGTAGAAAAAGCTACTTTAATAGCCAGATCAGAATGGGATTGTAAGGTACAAAATgcatctttctttttgtcttatttccctttcccacccagtcCTTATTGCTCATGTGCGGTTGGAGAGCAATTTCATTTGCTCTATATCGTAAACTAATAACATCCCTTacaatcattatttttcttttcttttagctgGAACTGCGTTTCCAGAATCACCAGCTGGCCCGAACTTTATTGGatttaaacatgaaaatgcaGCAGCTGAAGAAGAGGCAGGACCAGGAGCTTGCTTCCAAACCCCAGAGCCCGCAGGATGAGGAGATGAATTCCGAGTGTGGAAGCGCATAGTGGAGAGCCTGAGCCCGCCACTCCAAAGCAACCCTGAGCCCTCACCATAACATAGGCCGCTCTGAAACCCTTCTAGCATTAACACTAGTGATGCTTATGTGCGCTCTAAAGGACAATTTGTCCAGCGAAAACTTAGGCGTTAAGGAGGAAGTGGGAAAAAAGCTAAGAAAAGGAgcgagactttttttttttttttttttaagttttaaaagtgtTCATTCGTTGGTTTGACTGGTTATTGTCTTAGTAGTCGAAGGGAAGAGGGGTGAGGAGGATGGAGGTGGAAGACAACCGAAGCACTAAAAGATTGCCTTAATGCCAGCTTACAACGCCGCACGTTACCTTCATGTAGTAGTGAACTTGCAGGATCTGtgctcatttttactttatttatttttggttgatCTTAGTAGCCTACCCAGTACTCGTCTGACTTGTGCAACTGAGAATTACTTTTGTCTAGATCCCACCCATACCCTTGATGTGGCCAGCAAGAAGGGTGTCTCACCTTTTTGCTGAAGGTGGATGTGTATTCCAGGACTTGCTATCATTGAAATGTAGAATACTAACTATTCTTCTCATAAAATTTCTTGCTTCAGTTGATTCAAGTTTGATTTTTCCAAGATGCACACCCCTAAATTCCTGACTAATTTAGTTCTTTTGTTCAGTTAATTTGGGAGTTTAAATGGTTCTTATTGAATTAAAAGGTTGAATTGTACACCCAAAGTGCTTTACAATGcaaaaataaacttaataaaaatagttGCAGATCTAATTGGTGTTTCTAGTGGTTATTTTCTATGAAATTATGGCaatgtgtataattttaattaaaactaaaataagttCTTGGGACAAAAGAACTGAAAGGAGGTGgtcttttttaaataataaacttttttattattacttttttttttttcagtccagttGTTACCCCACTCCCACAGTttttcatcccattcctcttccccttgtctccaagaggattcCATCCTCACACTCCTGCccagcctccccactccctgggtcctcaagtctcttgagggttaggtgccttttctttcactgaggccaggccaggcagtcctctgctgtatatgtgttggggcctcagaccagctagtgtatagtgcctggttggtgactcactgagagatctcaggagtcccaggtagttgagactgctggtcttcctatggggtagacATCCTcctcagcttgtttttttttttttaaaagatttatttaatattatatgtaagtacaccgtagctgtcttcagatgcaccagaagagggcatcagatctcattacgaatggttgtgagccaccatgtggttgctgggatttgaactcaggacctttggaagagcagtcggtgctcttaactgctaagccatctcaccagcccgagcttctactagcctttccctaattcaaccacaggggtccttgacttcagtccattgattgggtctaagtatctgcatctgcctcagtcagctgcttgttgacccccttggaggacagccatgctggctcctgtctgtaagcacaccatagtgtcagtaatagtgtcaggccttggagcctccccttgagatggatctcaagttgggcaggtcactggacctcctcctttcccttagtcttttctctatttttgtccctgcagttcttttagacaggatcaattttgggtcagagttgttgactgtgggatggtaaccacatccttccacttgatgccctgtctttcttctggagGTAGGTTCTGCAAGTTCCCTCACCACACaatagagcatttcatctaaagtcactcactccctttgagtcctgaatgtctctctcacctcccaggtctctggtacattcctGAGGGTTCCCCCACCTCTCACCCT is a window from the Mus pahari chromosome 17, PAHARI_EIJ_v1.1, whole genome shotgun sequence genome containing:
- the Aard gene encoding alanine and arginine-rich domain-containing protein, whose amino-acid sequence is MGLGDYSHCRQRMSRGLYGVSGRAAVWSPAFHPVHRMPCGTWRIGIEAPEHVQASSPVLEHLRRQLERAFQRAAARGRARRAREAVAAVAAAAAAAREERSRARMECALARLRAELLELRFQNHQLARTLLDLNMKMQQLKKRQDQELASKPQSPQDEEMNSECGSA